From Actinomycetota bacterium:
GGGGTCGTGCGACGCCCTCGGGCGCCTCGCCGACCAGGCCGACCTGTTCGTCTGCGAGGCCGCCTGGCCGGAGTGGCCGGAGGGCGCGCCCCCGATCCACCTGACCCCGCAGCTGGCCGGCGAGTGGGCGGCCAAGGCCAAGGCGAGGCGGCTGCTCCTCACCCACCTGCGCCCCGGCAGCGACGTCGGGGCGGCCACGGCCAGCGCCGCCGAGGCCTACGGCGGCCCGGTGGGCGTCGCCACCGAACTGGAGGTACACCACATCTGATGGGCAGGAAAGACGGGCGGACCCCGGACCAGCTGCGGCCGGTCAAGATCACCCTCGGCTGGCAGGAGACGGCCTTCGCCTCCGCGCTGGTCGAGCTGGGCCGGACCAAGGTGGTGTGCGCGGTCAGCTACGAGGACCGGGTGCCGCCGTTCCTGCGGGGCAGCGGCAAGGGCTGGGTGACCTCCGAGTACGCCATGCTGCCGGGGGCGACCGGGGAGCGGTCGTCCCGCGAGGTGTCCAAGGGCCGCCCCGGCGGCCGCACCCACGAGATCCAGCGCCTGATCGGCCGGTCCCTGCGGGCGGTCACCGACACCGAGGCCTTCGGCGAGTCGACCCTGTGGGTCGACTGCGACGTCCTCCAGGCCGACGGCGGCACCCGCTGTGCCTCCATCACCGGCGCCTGGGTGGCCCTGTTCGCGGCCAGCCACCGGCTGATGCAGGACAAGCGGATCAAGTCGTTCCCGCTCCGCGACCATGTGGCCGCGGTCAGCGTCGGGATGATCGACGGGACCCCCTGCCTCGACCTCCACTACGAGGAGGACGTGCGCGCCGAGACCGACATGAACGTGGTCATGACCGGGCTCGGCGGCCTGGTCGAGGTCCAGGGCACGGCCGAGCGGGAGCCGTTCAGCCGGGCCGAGCTGGACGCCATGCTCGACCTGGCCGGCACCGGCATCGCCGCCCTGGTCAAGGCCCAGAAGCAGGCCCTGGGGCCGATGCTGGAGCAGGCGGCCATCCCGCCCCTGCGCCGCCTCGCCCTCGGCCCGTCCTCCCTCGACCTCGCCGACGGCCGCGCCGGGTGAGCCGGCGGAGGGGCCCGGGGAACCCCAGGGGGGTGCCCCGGTGAAACCGCGTCTCCTGCTGGCCAGCGCCAACCAGGGCAAGCTGCGCGAGCTGCGGACGATCCTGGAGGGGCTGCCGATGGAGCTGGTCGGGCTCGGTGACGTCGGCCCGGGCGAGCCACCCGAGGTCGACGAGACCGGCGACACGTTCCTGGAGAACGCCCTGCTCAAGGCGCGGGCCTATGCCGCCTGGTCGGGGCTGGCCGCGGTCGCGGACGACTCCGGCCTGGAGGTGGACGCCCTCGGCGGCGCCCCCGGGGTCCGCTCGGCCCGCTACGCCGGCCCGGGCGCCGGCGACCAGGCCAACCTGGACAAGCTCCTGGCCGCCCTGGCCGGGGTCCCCCCCGAGCGGCGCACGGCCCGGTTCCGCTGCGCCGCCGTCCTGGTCGATCCCGGGGCGGAGGGAAGGGAGTGGCACGCCGAGGCGGCCTGGGAGGGGCGGGTTCTGGACACCCCCAGGGGGGAAGGCGGGTTCGGCTACGACCCGGTGTTCCTGCCCGACGGCTGGGAGCTGACCAGCGCCGAGGTCGACCAGGCGACCAAGGACGCCGCCTCCCACCGTGGCCGGGCGTTCCGGGCGCTGCGCCCGGCCATCGAGGCCTGGGCGCGGTCGGCCGCGGGCTAGCCGGCCGGTCGCGTCCGGGCGCCGGACCGACCCGCTACCGTGAGGGCATGGACGGTGTCCGGCTGGTGGCCAGCGACCTCGACGGGACCCTGCTGCGGCCCGACGAGACGGTGTCGGAGCGGACCCGGCGGGCCGTGGCCGCGGCCAGGGACGCCGGGATCACGGTGGTGCTGGTCAGCGGGCGGCCGCCCCGGAACATCGGGTGGCTGGCCGAGCGGGTCGGGGTCGGGGGCATCGCCATCTGCGCCAACGGCGCCGTGATCTGGGACCTGGACCGCGGGACGATGCTCGACTACTCGCCGATGGCCGCCGACCTGGCCGCCCGGCTCGTCCACAACCTGCGCGAGGCCATCCCGGGCGCGCTGTTCGCGGTCGAGCTGGAGCGCGAGTTCGGCCGCGAGGCCGGCTGGAGCGACGGTACGCGGCCCGCCCCGGCCGACGCGCTGGAGGCCGACGCCCTTGAGCTGATCACCGGTCCGGTGACCAAGCTGCTGGTCCGCCACCCGACCCTGCCCTTCGAGGAGGTCGCCGAGCGGGCCCGCCGGGCCATCGGGGAGGACGCGGTGGCCACCTGGGCCGGCCTGCGGCTGGTCGAGATCTCGGCCGCCGGCGTGACCAAGGCGTCGGCCCTGGAGCGGCTCTGCCGCCGCCTCGGCGTCGCCGCCTCCGAGGTCGTCGCCGTCGGCGACATGGACAACGACCTGGCCATGCTGGCGTGGGCGGGCACCGGGGTGGCGGTGGCCAACGCCACCCCGGAGGTCCTGGACGCGGCAGACGAGGTCACCGCGGCCAACACCGACGACGGGGTGGCCCTGCTGCTGGAGCGGATCCTGGCCGCGCGCTAACCGACGGCGCGCGCCGGCTCCAGGAACGGGGCCCGGAAGGTGAAGGCGCCGGCCGTCGGCCCCCGGCCGGCCAGCAGCTCCAGGCGCTCCTTGGCCTCGGCGACGGTCGGGATGGTGCCGGCCGGCAGCCACCACAGGGCCAGGTAGGGGTCGGCCATCTTGTGGAACCACGCGCGCCGGTGCCGCATCACCTCCAGGTGGCGGCTGGCGTAGACGAAGCCGCGCAGCGCCTCCAGCGACTCCCACACCGACAGGTTGACCATGACGCGGTCGTCGTCGAAGGGCCGGATCGAGGTCGCGTCGCCGTCCCCGGTCTGGAGCCGCCAGACGAACCCGGGCGTCCCGTCGGCGAGCGCGTTGACGGGCTCGAGCTGGGCCACGAACCCGGCCAGCTCGGGGCCGTCCAGCGGGAAGCGGAGGGTGGCCAGGTTGACCTGGGCCAGGTGGTGGGCGGCCAGGTCCCGGTCGGGGGGCACGGTGTCCATGCCGGCCATTGTAAAGGCGATCGATGCTGCTCTTAGAGCCGCTCCAGGCTGCGAAGCTAGTCAAGTCTGCCGAGTTGTCGGTTGTGGCCGCAACCACCAAACTGTCCCGGTCATGAGCACCGGCACCCCCCGCCATCTCGCAGACCAACCCCCCCTCCGCCGACGCTGGCAGCTCTGGACCGGCGTGGGCCTGGCCGTGCTGCTCGTCCTCACCGCGATGGCCTGGGTCGGCAGGTCGGGCGGGCCCGAGCGGGCCCCGAGGGCCGACCCCTCGGCGGCCCCGTCCGGGTCGGCCGCCGCCGCCGCCACCACCACCACCACCACGTCGGCGGCCGCCACCGCCACCACGGACGGCAAGGCAGCCGACGACGGCCCCAAGAACCTGCTGGCCAACGACAGCTTCGAGGAGGGCTCGGAGGGGTGGCGCCCGCTCGGCGGCGCGCGCCTGACCCGCTCGACCGACGCCCACCTGGGCGAGTGGTCGCTGCGGATCCTGGCCGGCCCCTCGGCCGATGGGCCGGTCGGCATCACCGTCCCCGACGTCACCCTGACCAAGACCCAGGGCCGCTACCACACCAACGCCTGGGTGAAGCCGTCCTCGCCGGGCGCCACGGTCACGATCGGCCTGCGCGAGTTCCAGAACGGCCAGCCGGTCCCGGGCTCGAACACCCTCGGCTGGACGGTCGAGCAGGCCGGCTGGCGCAAGTTCGGGGCCATCCACGTCGCCAGCCGGCCCGGGTCGCGGCTGGTCCTGGAGATCATGGCCCGCGACCTTCCGCCGGGCGGCTACATCGACATCGACGAGGTCGTCCTGCACCAGCTGAAGAGCCAGTCCTAGCGGACTCATCGGAAGGGAAGGCAGATGCGTTGGCCCAGGGTTCCACCGGTCGTGGGCGCCGTGCTGCTCCTGGGGCTGCTCGGCGCCGGCCCTGCCGCCGCCCAGCCGGACCACCTCCACCTCGACCTCTCGCTGGTGGCCTGCGGGACCGTGCAGGCCACCGGGTGGGAGATGCCCAAGAGCGCCAAGCTCGACGTGCGCATCCAGAACGGCGCCAACGACGCCACGCTGCACAAGGCGACCGTCACCACCGGTGCCGATGGCGCCCTGGCCCTCAAGGCCAAGGTCGACCTGGTCGGGGTCCGGACGGTGCGCATGTCGGTGGCCGAGGCCGGCGACAAGCCGTTCGCCTTCTCGGAGATGACCATCCCCGGCGAGT
This genomic window contains:
- the rph gene encoding ribonuclease PH yields the protein MGRKDGRTPDQLRPVKITLGWQETAFASALVELGRTKVVCAVSYEDRVPPFLRGSGKGWVTSEYAMLPGATGERSSREVSKGRPGGRTHEIQRLIGRSLRAVTDTEAFGESTLWVDCDVLQADGGTRCASITGAWVALFAASHRLMQDKRIKSFPLRDHVAAVSVGMIDGTPCLDLHYEEDVRAETDMNVVMTGLGGLVEVQGTAEREPFSRAELDAMLDLAGTGIAALVKAQKQALGPMLEQAAIPPLRRLALGPSSLDLADGRAG
- the rdgB gene encoding RdgB/HAM1 family non-canonical purine NTP pyrophosphatase; the encoded protein is MKPRLLLASANQGKLRELRTILEGLPMELVGLGDVGPGEPPEVDETGDTFLENALLKARAYAAWSGLAAVADDSGLEVDALGGAPGVRSARYAGPGAGDQANLDKLLAALAGVPPERRTARFRCAAVLVDPGAEGREWHAEAAWEGRVLDTPRGEGGFGYDPVFLPDGWELTSAEVDQATKDAASHRGRAFRALRPAIEAWARSAAG
- a CDS encoding DUF3291 domain-containing protein codes for the protein MDTVPPDRDLAAHHLAQVNLATLRFPLDGPELAGFVAQLEPVNALADGTPGFVWRLQTGDGDATSIRPFDDDRVMVNLSVWESLEALRGFVYASRHLEVMRHRRAWFHKMADPYLALWWLPAGTIPTVAEAKERLELLAGRGPTAGAFTFRAPFLEPARAVG
- a CDS encoding Cof-type HAD-IIB family hydrolase — its product is MDGVRLVASDLDGTLLRPDETVSERTRRAVAAARDAGITVVLVSGRPPRNIGWLAERVGVGGIAICANGAVIWDLDRGTMLDYSPMAADLAARLVHNLREAIPGALFAVELEREFGREAGWSDGTRPAPADALEADALELITGPVTKLLVRHPTLPFEEVAERARRAIGEDAVATWAGLRLVEISAAGVTKASALERLCRRLGVAASEVVAVGDMDNDLAMLAWAGTGVAVANATPEVLDAADEVTAANTDDGVALLLERILAAR